A window from Jannaschia sp. S6380 encodes these proteins:
- a CDS encoding Hsp33 family molecular chaperone HslO — translation MTDATTHLWDDTVLPFQLDASDIRGRVARLDGVLEDVLSQHDYPAQIEALVAEMALLTALIGQTIKLRWKLSLQVRGDGPARLLATDYYGPTAEGEPARIRAWASFDAPRMEEMMQAGAQPFDLVGKGYFAILIDQGKGMTPYQGITPLAGGSLSACAETYFAQSEQIPTRFALAYGRSQSPGDDTWWRAGGVMLQHMPKASPFAKDGATGEGGLLTAADILDEDAGENWRRANILLDTTEELELIGPSVAPTDLLLRLFHDEGPRVFDPQPVRFGCSCSADKVRQSLSIYSAKDIAHMTTEDGRVTADCQFCGAHYEFDPATLGFEATDAPGDAPDAD, via the coding sequence ATGACCGACGCCACCACCCATCTCTGGGACGACACCGTGCTGCCCTTCCAGCTCGACGCCAGCGACATCCGCGGTCGCGTGGCGCGTCTGGATGGCGTACTGGAGGACGTCCTGTCGCAGCATGACTACCCCGCGCAGATCGAGGCGTTGGTGGCCGAGATGGCGCTGCTGACGGCGCTGATCGGACAGACGATCAAGCTGCGCTGGAAGCTGTCGCTGCAGGTGCGCGGCGACGGACCGGCCCGCCTGCTGGCGACCGACTACTACGGCCCAACCGCCGAGGGGGAGCCCGCGCGCATCCGCGCCTGGGCCAGTTTCGATGCGCCGCGCATGGAGGAGATGATGCAGGCCGGCGCGCAGCCCTTCGACCTGGTCGGCAAGGGGTATTTTGCCATCCTGATCGACCAGGGAAAGGGCATGACGCCGTATCAGGGCATCACGCCGCTGGCCGGTGGCAGCCTGTCGGCCTGCGCCGAGACCTATTTCGCGCAGTCCGAGCAGATCCCGACGCGCTTCGCGCTGGCCTATGGCCGGTCGCAATCTCCCGGCGACGACACCTGGTGGCGCGCCGGCGGCGTGATGCTGCAGCACATGCCCAAGGCCTCGCCCTTCGCCAAGGACGGCGCCACGGGCGAGGGCGGGCTGCTGACGGCGGCCGACATCCTGGATGAGGATGCGGGCGAGAACTGGCGCCGTGCGAACATCCTGCTCGACACGACCGAGGAGCTGGAGCTGATCGGGCCCAGCGTCGCGCCGACCGACCTGCTCTTGCGCCTGTTCCACGATGAGGGGCCGCGCGTCTTCGACCCGCAGCCGGTGCGCTTCGGCTGTTCGTGTTCGGCCGACAAGGTGCGCCAGAGCCTGTCGATCTATTCCGCCAAGGACATCGCGCACATGACCACCGAGGATGGCCGCGTCACCGCCGACTGCCAGTTCTGCGGCGCGCATTACGAGTTCGACCCCGCCACGCTGGGGTTCGAGGCGACGGACGCGCCGGGCGACGCCCCCGATGCGGATTGA
- a CDS encoding CoA pyrophosphatase, producing the protein MRIDDLTRALAGPAAPSSDFDLNPEVVLPGRRLLRDAAVLVPILEGADGLRLLLTKRSSRLRHHPGQIAFPGGKIDRGEGPVEAALREASEEVGLPGDGARVLGVLPAHETVTGYTVTPILAHIAPFDPVPEPGEVEEVFAVPLVHVLDPSRFAVEARRWRGEWRRYYVVPYGPYYIWGATARILRGLADRVHADRG; encoded by the coding sequence ATGCGGATTGACGACCTGACGCGCGCGCTGGCGGGGCCGGCCGCGCCCTCGTCTGACTTCGACCTGAACCCCGAGGTGGTGCTGCCCGGGCGCCGGCTGCTGCGCGACGCCGCGGTTCTGGTCCCGATCCTGGAGGGGGCGGACGGCCTGCGCCTTCTGCTGACGAAGCGCAGCTCTCGCCTGCGGCATCACCCGGGCCAGATCGCCTTTCCCGGCGGCAAGATCGACCGGGGTGAAGGGCCGGTTGAGGCGGCGCTGCGCGAAGCGTCCGAGGAGGTGGGCTTGCCGGGCGACGGCGCCCGCGTTCTTGGCGTCCTGCCGGCGCATGAGACGGTGACCGGATATACCGTCACCCCGATCCTGGCCCATATAGCCCCGTTCGATCCCGTGCCCGAGCCGGGCGAGGTCGAGGAGGTGTTCGCCGTCCCGCTGGTCCATGTGCTGGACCCGTCCCGCTTCGCCGTCGAGGCGCGGCGCTGGCGGGGGGAGTGGCGCCGCTACTACGTGGTGCCCTATGGTCCGTACTACATCTGGGGCGCGACGGCCCGGATATTGCGGGGTCTGGCGGACAGGGTGCATGCGGATCGGGGATGA
- a CDS encoding CCA tRNA nucleotidyltransferase: MRIGDDWLTGAATQAVFGMLQTGGHRALAVGGCVRNALLGVPVVDIDLATDAVPDRVLHLAEKAGLRAVPTGIAHGTVTIVSDGVAHEVTTFRRDIDTDGRHATVAFSDDPAEDAARRDFTMNALYCDAEGRVVDPLGGLDDLRARRVRFIGDPHARIAEDYLRIPRFFRFTALYGDPALGIDAEGLAACAALAEGIDRLSAERVTHELRKLLAAPDPAPAVASMAQAGVLWRILPGAEAATLPVLVHLEALPGDWIARLAALGGEVTGLRLSRAEVRELEALSQGARGDARPFALGHALGGDRARDALTIRAALHAQAVAPGDIEAALRGAGAEPPVTARDLMPDFTGPALGDALARVRDIWLAHEGEIDREALLAAARGDAGR; encoded by the coding sequence ATGCGGATCGGGGATGACTGGTTGACCGGCGCTGCCACGCAGGCGGTCTTCGGCATGTTGCAGACCGGCGGGCATCGGGCGCTGGCCGTGGGCGGTTGCGTGCGCAACGCGCTGCTGGGCGTGCCGGTCGTAGATATCGACCTGGCGACGGATGCCGTGCCGGACCGCGTGCTGCACCTGGCGGAGAAGGCGGGCCTCAGGGCCGTCCCCACAGGCATCGCGCATGGAACGGTCACCATCGTCTCGGACGGGGTCGCGCATGAGGTGACCACCTTCCGGCGCGACATCGACACGGACGGGCGCCATGCGACCGTCGCCTTCTCGGACGATCCCGCCGAAGACGCGGCGCGGCGCGATTTCACGATGAATGCGCTTTACTGCGACGCCGAAGGCCGCGTGGTCGACCCGCTGGGGGGGCTGGACGACCTGCGGGCCCGTCGCGTGCGGTTCATCGGGGATCCACATGCCCGGATCGCCGAGGATTACCTGCGGATCCCGCGCTTCTTCCGGTTCACGGCGCTCTACGGCGACCCGGCGCTGGGGATCGACGCCGAGGGGCTCGCGGCCTGCGCGGCCCTGGCCGAGGGGATCGACCGGCTGAGCGCCGAGCGCGTCACCCACGAATTGCGCAAGCTGCTGGCGGCGCCCGACCCGGCACCCGCCGTCGCGTCGATGGCGCAGGCAGGCGTGCTGTGGCGCATCCTTCCGGGGGCAGAGGCCGCGACGTTGCCGGTACTGGTGCATCTGGAGGCGCTGCCGGGCGACTGGATCGCGCGGCTGGCGGCGTTGGGCGGGGAGGTCACGGGCCTGCGGTTGTCACGGGCGGAGGTGCGGGAACTGGAGGCGTTGTCGCAAGGGGCACGGGGCGACGCGCGGCCCTTCGCGCTGGGCCATGCCCTGGGTGGCGACCGGGCGCGCGATGCGCTGACCATCCGGGCCGCGCTGCACGCGCAGGCCGTGGCCCCCGGTGACATCGAGGCCGCCCTGCGCGGCGCGGGGGCCGAGCCGCCGGTCACCGCCCGGGACCTGATGCCGGACTTCACCGGCCCCGCGCTCGGGGACGCGCTGGCACGGGTGCGCGACATTTGGTTGGCGCATGAGGGCGAGATCGACCGCGAGGCCCTGCTGGCCGCCGCGCGCGGCGATGCCGGGCGGTGA
- a CDS encoding LysE family translocator, producing MIDPLYQFVFLGLFTPGPNVILLTASGARFGFAPTVPHIFGVAIGVGITSALAALGVGALLLAVPALKLALQVVAVAWILWMAWTLLRSRGGRADARARPFTFVEAVLFQWVNPKIWIIAFAAASGYASDLPAGLEAARIGSAFSGINLFVCLFWTFAGTLLTYLLTTPMAWRVFTTVMAAALAASGLMVFLA from the coding sequence GTGATCGACCCGCTCTACCAGTTCGTGTTCCTCGGCCTGTTCACGCCAGGGCCGAATGTCATCCTGCTGACGGCATCGGGCGCGCGCTTCGGGTTCGCGCCGACGGTCCCGCATATCTTCGGTGTGGCGATCGGTGTCGGCATCACTTCGGCCCTGGCGGCGCTGGGGGTCGGCGCGCTCCTGCTGGCGGTGCCGGCCCTGAAACTGGCGCTGCAGGTGGTCGCGGTCGCCTGGATCCTGTGGATGGCGTGGACGTTGTTGCGATCTCGGGGCGGCCGGGCGGATGCGCGTGCGCGTCCCTTTACCTTTGTGGAAGCGGTGCTCTTCCAATGGGTCAACCCGAAGATCTGGATCATCGCCTTCGCGGCGGCGAGCGGCTATGCCAGCGACCTGCCCGCCGGGCTGGAGGCCGCGCGGATCGGCAGCGCGTTCAGCGGGATCAACCTGTTCGTCTGCCTGTTCTGGACCTTCGCGGGGACGCTGCTGACCTATCTGCTGACGACGCCCATGGCGTGGCGGGTGTTCACGACGGTCATGGCGGCGGCGCTGGCGGCATCCGGGCTGATGGTTTTCCTCGCCTGA
- a CDS encoding ABC transporter ATP-binding protein, with protein MFRYFEELVDPYAPQAEDDTPPPRLWPFLRDYSRPFAGVFVAAGAMSVVVAAVEIWLIFYMGRLVDLLSNTTPSAFLAEHGWEMAAVALFILLVRPALQAADVLLLNNTILPNYGTAMRWRAHKHVLRQSVGWFENDFAGRIANRIMQAPPAAGEAVFQVFDAITFALAYLVGAAVLLFGADPRLVIPLAIWFVLYGVLVRWTVARVGPASKASSDARSMTTGRVVDAYTNIHSVKLFAHEGKELDYARDAIETTRRTFAREMRIFTIMDVALVMLNGLLIVGVVGWGVALWVSGSATVGVVAAATALVLRLNAMTGWIMWALTSFFRSLGVVEEGMETIAQPIHLTDAPGAAPLRLERGAIAFEGVTHLYGGAKGGVTDLTLHIAPGEKVGVIGRSGAGKSTLVKLLLRFYDPEQGRIVLDGQDIRQVTQTSLRHAVGMVQQDSSLLHRSVADNIRYGRADATDDEVRAAARKAQAEEFIADLQDQEGRTGYAAQVGERGVKLSGGQRQRIALARVILKDAPILVLDEATSALDSEVEAAIQDTLYGMMEGKTVIAIAHRLSTIAAMDRILVIDDGRITEEGTHEDLLAQGGLYASFWARQSGGFIDTRGAPTEAAE; from the coding sequence ATGTTCCGCTATTTCGAAGAGCTCGTCGATCCCTACGCCCCGCAGGCAGAGGACGATACCCCGCCCCCCCGGCTCTGGCCGTTCCTGAGGGATTACTCGCGGCCCTTCGCGGGCGTCTTCGTGGCGGCAGGCGCGATGTCGGTCGTCGTGGCGGCGGTCGAGATCTGGCTGATCTTCTACATGGGCCGGCTGGTCGACCTTCTGTCGAACACCACGCCCTCCGCTTTCCTGGCCGAACACGGGTGGGAGATGGCGGCCGTCGCGCTGTTCATCCTGCTGGTGCGCCCGGCCCTGCAGGCGGCGGACGTGCTGCTTCTGAACAACACGATCCTGCCGAACTACGGCACGGCGATGCGCTGGCGCGCGCACAAGCATGTGTTGCGCCAGTCGGTGGGCTGGTTCGAGAACGACTTCGCCGGACGCATCGCCAACCGCATCATGCAGGCCCCGCCCGCCGCCGGCGAGGCGGTGTTCCAGGTGTTCGACGCGATCACCTTCGCGCTGGCCTATCTGGTGGGGGCGGCGGTTCTGCTGTTCGGCGCGGATCCGCGACTGGTGATCCCCCTGGCCATCTGGTTCGTGCTCTACGGGGTGCTGGTCCGCTGGACGGTGGCGCGCGTGGGGCCGGCCTCCAAGGCGTCGTCGGACGCGCGGTCGATGACCACGGGGCGGGTGGTGGACGCCTATACCAACATCCATTCGGTCAAGCTCTTCGCCCACGAGGGCAAGGAGCTGGACTATGCCCGCGACGCGATCGAGACGACGCGGCGCACCTTCGCCCGCGAGATGCGGATCTTCACGATCATGGATGTGGCACTGGTGATGCTGAATGGTCTGCTGATCGTCGGCGTCGTGGGTTGGGGCGTGGCGCTCTGGGTGTCGGGCAGTGCGACCGTGGGCGTCGTGGCGGCGGCGACGGCGCTGGTGTTGCGCCTGAACGCGATGACGGGCTGGATCATGTGGGCGCTGACGTCGTTCTTCCGTTCGCTCGGCGTGGTCGAGGAGGGCATGGAGACCATTGCCCAGCCCATCCACCTGACCGACGCACCCGGCGCCGCGCCGCTGCGGCTGGAGCGGGGCGCCATCGCGTTCGAGGGGGTCACCCATCTCTATGGCGGGGCCAAGGGCGGCGTGACCGACCTGACGCTGCATATCGCGCCGGGCGAGAAGGTCGGCGTGATCGGCCGGTCCGGCGCGGGCAAGTCGACCCTGGTGAAGCTGCTGCTGCGCTTCTACGACCCCGAACAGGGGCGCATCGTGCTGGATGGCCAGGACATCCGCCAGGTCACGCAGACGTCGCTGCGCCACGCGGTCGGGATGGTGCAGCAGGATTCGTCGCTTCTCCACCGCTCGGTCGCCGACAACATCCGCTATGGCCGGGCCGATGCGACGGACGACGAGGTCCGGGCCGCGGCGCGCAAGGCGCAGGCCGAGGAATTCATCGCCGACCTGCAGGACCAGGAGGGGCGGACGGGCTATGCCGCGCAGGTGGGCGAGCGCGGCGTCAAGCTTTCGGGCGGCCAGCGGCAGCGGATCGCGCTGGCGCGCGTGATCCTGAAGGATGCGCCGATCCTGGTGCTGGACGAGGCGACGAGCGCGCTGGACAGCGAGGTGGAGGCGGCGATCCAGGACACGCTCTACGGCATGATGGAAGGCAAGACGGTGATCGCCATCGCGCACCGGCTGTCGACCATCGCGGCGATGGACCGCATTCTGGTCATCGACGACGGCCGCATCACCGAGGAGGGCACGCATGAGGACCTGCTGGCGCAGGGCGGCCTCTACGCGTCGTTCTGGGCCAGGCAGTCCGGCGGCTTCATCGATACGCGCGGCGCCCCGACCGAGGCGGCCGAGTGA
- a CDS encoding ABC transporter ATP-binding protein, translating to MIRPLADRFAALIPPFAPAAGPPPGTLMAFFGWCLAGAWPVLIAAFAVSALAGATEIATAFFLGAVIDSVAEPAPGYLARNALLLASFLGFYLVVRPLIFGTSAAFNGITVAPNVYPLVQSRLHRWTLGQAVTFFDNDFAGRIASKQMQTARAVTDVTGEFINVVAFSLASLLGSAILMLAIDWRIALALTVWLVAYLSLFRFFMPRIKARSGARASARAMVTGQVVDTVTNIKTVKLFGHTAHEDHAALDAMDTLRHRALAFGRVSTAFRFGLMFCAGLLPILMIGGTLLLWRSGAASAGDIATAGAISFRLSQMTGWVSFTLMAMYANLGEIEDGMRTLTPRWTLADAPDARTLPPVAGAIAFEGVTFTYGREEGGIHRLDLSVAPGEKLGIVGASGAGKSTLVSLLLRLYDAEAGRVTLDGHDIRAVTQDSLRHQIGMVTQETAMFNRTARDNILYGRPDATEAEVVDAARRAEAHTFITGLRDHKGNTGYDAFLGERGVKLSGGQRQRIALARAILKDAPILVLDEATSALDSEVEAAIQTALRRVMENKTVIAIAHRLSTIARMDRIVVMEGGRIVEQGTHRDLLAREGIYARYWNRQSGGFIGVEDVAAE from the coding sequence GTGATCCGCCCGCTGGCCGACCGGTTCGCCGCGCTGATCCCGCCCTTCGCGCCCGCCGCGGGGCCACCGCCGGGGACGCTGATGGCGTTCTTCGGCTGGTGCCTCGCGGGGGCCTGGCCCGTCCTGATCGCGGCCTTCGCCGTCTCGGCCCTGGCCGGCGCGACCGAGATCGCCACCGCCTTCTTCCTGGGCGCGGTCATCGACAGCGTGGCCGAACCGGCGCCCGGCTACCTGGCGCGGAACGCCTTGCTGCTGGCGTCTTTCCTGGGGTTCTACCTGGTGGTGCGACCGCTGATCTTCGGGACTTCGGCCGCGTTCAACGGCATCACGGTGGCCCCGAACGTCTATCCGCTGGTGCAGTCGCGGCTGCATCGCTGGACGCTGGGGCAGGCGGTCACCTTCTTCGACAACGATTTCGCGGGGCGCATCGCCAGCAAGCAGATGCAGACTGCCCGCGCCGTCACCGACGTGACGGGCGAGTTCATCAATGTCGTCGCATTCTCACTGGCGTCGCTGCTGGGCTCCGCGATCCTGATGCTGGCTATCGACTGGCGGATCGCGCTGGCCCTGACAGTCTGGCTGGTGGCGTATCTGTCGCTGTTTCGGTTCTTCATGCCGCGCATCAAGGCGCGGTCGGGCGCGCGGGCTTCGGCACGGGCGATGGTGACGGGCCAGGTCGTGGATACCGTCACGAACATCAAGACGGTCAAGCTGTTCGGCCACACCGCGCATGAGGATCACGCCGCGCTGGACGCGATGGACACGCTGCGCCACCGCGCGCTGGCCTTCGGGCGCGTGTCGACCGCGTTCCGGTTCGGCCTGATGTTCTGCGCGGGGTTGCTGCCCATTCTGATGATCGGCGGCACGCTTCTGCTGTGGCGGTCGGGCGCGGCCAGCGCGGGCGACATCGCGACCGCAGGGGCGATCTCCTTCCGGCTGAGCCAGATGACCGGCTGGGTCAGCTTCACGCTGATGGCGATGTACGCCAACCTGGGCGAGATCGAGGACGGAATGCGCACCCTGACGCCGCGCTGGACGCTGGCCGACGCCCCGGACGCGCGCACCCTGCCGCCGGTTGCGGGGGCCATCGCCTTCGAGGGGGTCACCTTCACCTATGGCCGCGAGGAGGGGGGGATCCACCGTCTCGATCTGTCCGTCGCGCCGGGCGAAAAGCTGGGCATCGTCGGCGCGTCGGGGGCGGGCAAGTCGACTCTGGTGAGCCTTCTGCTGCGCCTCTACGACGCGGAGGCGGGCCGGGTGACGCTGGACGGCCACGACATCCGCGCGGTCACGCAGGACAGTCTGCGCCACCAGATCGGGATGGTCACGCAAGAGACCGCCATGTTCAACCGCACGGCGCGGGACAACATTCTCTACGGTCGGCCGGACGCGACCGAGGCGGAGGTCGTCGACGCCGCCCGCCGTGCCGAGGCGCATACGTTCATCACCGGCCTGCGCGACCACAAGGGCAACACCGGCTATGACGCGTTCCTGGGCGAGCGGGGCGTCAAGTTGTCGGGCGGTCAGCGACAGCGGATCGCGCTGGCCCGCGCCATCCTGAAGGACGCGCCGATCCTGGTCCTGGACGAGGCGACGAGCGCGCTGGACAGCGAGGTGGAGGCGGCGATCCAGACGGCCCTGCGCCGGGTGATGGAGAACAAGACCGTGATCGCCATCGCGCACCGGTTGTCGACCATCGCCCGCATGGACCGGATCGTGGTGATGGAGGGCGGGCGTATCGTCGAACAGGGAACGCATCGCGACCTTCTGGCGCGCGAGGGCATCTATGCGCGCTATTGGAACCGCCAGTCCGGCGGCTTCATCGGCGTCGAGGACGTCGCGGCGGAATAG